One window of Candidatus Hydrothermales bacterium genomic DNA carries:
- the hdrA2 gene encoding CoB-CoM heterodisulfide reductase HdrA2, protein MKQSGEEIRIGVYVCHCGLNIAGSVDCIDVSQFASTLPNVVIARDYKYTCSEPGQEIIKRDIKEYKLNRVVVASCSPRLHEPTFRKAIEEAGLNKYLLEMANIREHCSWVHLYDRKAATEKAKDLVKAAVARARFLKEQKEPKVPIIRKALVIGGGVAGIQAALDLADTGYEVFMVEKEPSIGGRMAQIDKTFPTMDCSICILAPKMAEAGRHPNIKIFTNSTVKEITGYIGNFHVKIEKKARYVTKECTACGDCSKVCPQEHPNEFDVGMATRKAIYIPFPQAVPTQYIIDPKLCLNIKAGAIVCEECLAACEKKAINFNDKDEIVEIDVGTIIVATGMDVYDPRENNDYGYGIYENVITSLEFERLINSAGPTKGNLIRPSDGKIPKIVSFIQCVGSRDLRTNKYCSNVCCMNTVKDALLIKEHWPDTQIYVFYQDMRAFGKGFEDLYRRSKEEGVIYIRGLPSRVEELPDKRLKIYAEDTLLSRTVELETDMIILSVGLVPRRDRDEVQKKLALSLSEDGFYLESHPKLKPVDTAIGGVFLAGCAEGPKDIKDSVTQASAAAARAGILMAKGEVTVEALTPVIDPEACKRCGMCANVCPYNAWIWSKEERNVPKLIEASCAGCGACGAECPSEAIDMRHFPDEAIYAQIDALLEENPSEKIIVFACNWCSYAGADLAGVSRFQYPPNARIIRSMCSARIKPDFVIHALRKGAGAVLWSGCHIGDCHYNYANLNAKRRYENMMKRLERLGIRKERVQLDWFSAAEGIQFANKIKQMAEILKTITPEEIEKTKEALSQFKIPEKYKKFLSTIKAEEKVLV, encoded by the coding sequence ATGAAACAGAGCGGAGAAGAAATAAGAATAGGAGTATATGTGTGCCATTGTGGTTTGAACATAGCAGGAAGTGTAGATTGTATAGATGTTTCACAGTTTGCGTCTACTTTACCTAATGTGGTTATAGCAAGAGACTATAAGTACACCTGCTCTGAACCAGGTCAAGAGATAATAAAAAGAGATATTAAAGAATATAAACTAAACAGAGTAGTTGTAGCATCTTGTTCACCAAGGCTACATGAACCCACCTTTAGAAAGGCAATTGAGGAAGCAGGACTTAATAAATACTTGCTCGAGATGGCAAATATCAGGGAACACTGTTCATGGGTTCATCTTTATGATAGGAAAGCAGCTACTGAAAAAGCTAAAGACCTTGTTAAGGCAGCTGTAGCAAGAGCAAGGTTTTTAAAAGAACAGAAGGAGCCTAAAGTCCCGATAATCAGAAAAGCTTTGGTAATAGGTGGTGGAGTTGCAGGTATTCAAGCTGCTCTTGATCTTGCCGATACAGGTTACGAAGTTTTCATGGTAGAAAAGGAGCCTTCAATAGGAGGAAGAATGGCTCAGATTGATAAGACTTTCCCCACTATGGACTGTTCAATTTGTATTCTTGCTCCTAAGATGGCTGAGGCTGGAAGACATCCCAACATAAAGATCTTTACAAATTCTACCGTAAAAGAAATTACAGGTTATATAGGAAACTTTCATGTTAAAATTGAGAAGAAGGCAAGATACGTAACAAAAGAGTGCACAGCCTGCGGAGATTGTTCAAAGGTTTGTCCTCAAGAGCATCCCAATGAGTTTGATGTTGGTATGGCGACAAGAAAAGCGATTTATATTCCCTTCCCTCAGGCTGTTCCAACTCAATACATAATTGATCCAAAACTCTGTTTAAACATTAAAGCAGGTGCCATAGTTTGTGAGGAGTGTCTTGCAGCCTGTGAAAAGAAGGCAATAAACTTTAACGATAAGGACGAGATAGTTGAAATTGATGTTGGAACGATAATAGTTGCTACCGGAATGGATGTGTACGATCCAAGGGAAAATAACGATTATGGCTATGGAATCTATGAGAACGTCATAACCTCTCTTGAGTTTGAAAGACTTATAAATTCAGCAGGTCCAACCAAAGGAAATCTCATAAGACCCTCAGATGGTAAAATTCCAAAGATTGTTTCCTTTATTCAATGTGTAGGTTCAAGAGATCTTAGAACAAACAAGTACTGTTCAAATGTGTGCTGCATGAACACAGTTAAGGATGCCCTCCTTATTAAGGAGCACTGGCCCGATACCCAAATTTACGTTTTCTATCAAGATATGAGAGCCTTTGGTAAAGGTTTTGAGGATCTTTATAGAAGAAGTAAGGAAGAGGGAGTGATCTATATAAGGGGATTACCCTCACGTGTTGAAGAGTTGCCTGATAAAAGACTCAAGATATATGCAGAGGATACGTTACTTTCAAGGACAGTTGAGCTTGAAACCGATATGATAATTCTCTCTGTTGGTCTTGTTCCACGAAGAGATAGGGATGAAGTTCAAAAGAAACTTGCCTTAAGTTTATCAGAAGATGGTTTTTATTTGGAGTCACACCCTAAGTTAAAGCCTGTTGATACAGCAATAGGTGGTGTGTTTCTTGCAGGTTGTGCGGAAGGGCCAAAGGATATAAAAGACAGCGTAACTCAAGCATCAGCCGCAGCAGCAAGAGCAGGTATTTTAATGGCGAAAGGAGAGGTGACCGTAGAAGCATTAACTCCTGTTATAGATCCTGAAGCTTGTAAAAGATGTGGTATGTGTGCAAATGTTTGTCCATATAATGCATGGATTTGGAGTAAAGAAGAGAGGAATGTTCCTAAGCTGATTGAGGCTTCTTGTGCTGGGTGTGGAGCTTGTGGTGCTGAGTGTCCATCTGAAGCGATAGATATGAGGCACTTCCCGGATGAGGCTATATATGCGCAGATAGATGCCCTTTTGGAGGAGAATCCCTCAGAAAAGATTATTGTTTTTGCTTGTAACTGGTGTTCTTATGCAGGTGCTGATCTTGCAGGTGTTTCGAGGTTCCAATATCCACCAAACGCAAGAATAATTAGATCGATGTGTTCAGCAAGGATTAAGCCTGATTTTGTAATACATGCTTTAAGAAAGGGGGCAGGTGCAGTTTTATGGTCAGGTTGTCATATAGGTGATTGTCATTATAACTATGCGAATTTGAATGCAAAAAGAAGATATGAGAATATGATGAAAAGGCTTGAAAGATTGGGAATCAGAAAGGAGAGGGTGCAACTGGATTGGTTCTCTGCAGCTGAAGGTATACAGTTTGCAAATAAGATAAAGCAGATGGCTGAGATTTTAAAAACTATAACACCAGAGGAAATTGAAAAAACAAAGGAAGCTCTTTCTCAGTTTAAAATTCCTGAAAAATATAAAAAGTTCTTATCTACTATAAAGGCGGAAGAGAAAGTTCTTGTTTAA
- a CDS encoding outer membrane lipoprotein-sorting protein: MKLILIFSILNGNEILKKVEDNYNAPSDRISELKMILVEADGTQKEREMKVWMKGKNKKLFVFKSPADVKGVGFLVLSDDELYIYLPAFKKIRRIASHVKNESFMGTDFSYNDLAKSEFTKNYNATIKEENENQYVLELTPKPGSDVEYSKLTMFVNKKIFLPDSVKFFDKGKNLLKIMRNKKFVQIKNYWSIPEIEMENVKDKHKTIMKTIKQDYDLGLSDEIFTQRNLKKAE; this comes from the coding sequence ATGAAGTTAATTTTAATCTTTTCAATACTAAATGGTAACGAAATCCTAAAAAAGGTGGAGGATAACTATAATGCTCCTTCAGATAGAATATCTGAATTAAAGATGATTCTTGTTGAGGCTGACGGTACCCAAAAAGAAAGAGAGATGAAAGTATGGATGAAGGGGAAAAATAAAAAACTTTTTGTTTTTAAATCTCCAGCTGATGTAAAGGGCGTTGGTTTTCTTGTGCTTTCAGATGACGAACTTTATATTTACTTACCTGCTTTCAAAAAAATAAGAAGAATTGCCTCTCATGTCAAAAATGAATCCTTCATGGGAACAGACTTTTCATACAATGATCTTGCAAAAAGTGAATTTACAAAAAATTACAATGCAACTATTAAAGAGGAAAACGAAAATCAATATGTTCTTGAACTTACTCCAAAACCTGGCTCCGATGTAGAATATTCAAAACTTACAATGTTTGTAAATAAAAAAATCTTTCTTCCCGATTCAGTTAAATTTTTTGATAAAGGTAAAAATCTTTTGAAAATTATGAGAAACAAAAAATTCGTTCAGATAAAAAATTACTGGTCAATCCCTGAGATAGAAATGGAAAACGTTAAAGATAAACATAAAACTATTATGAAAACAATAAAGCAAGATTACGATTTAGGTCTTTCTGACGAGATCTTTACTCAAAGAAATCTTAAAAAAGCAGAATAG
- a CDS encoding thiamine pyrophosphate-dependent enzyme — MEVQVKKEVKHRLSRWIREERWPHIWCSGCGLGIAMSSMLYAFEELNLDPKEIAIVSGIGCTGRVAGYVKVDSYHTTHGRPIPFAIGLKIAKPEMKVIVFSGDGDIIAIGGNHFIHAARRNFDLICICVNNFNYGMTGGQFGPTTPYKAKTTTTPYGNFEYPFNLPYLAASAGATFVARWTCLHAYHLRQSIKKALQRKGFSFIEIISPCPTGFGRPNKIGEGLDEMKYYKEKSIIKNGIDPKDAELSLMGGNIVVGEFVDINKPSYLEILMENNERIRREEK, encoded by the coding sequence ATGGAGGTTCAGGTAAAAAAGGAGGTTAAACATAGGTTATCAAGGTGGATCAGGGAAGAGAGATGGCCTCATATTTGGTGTTCAGGTTGTGGCCTTGGAATTGCAATGAGTAGTATGCTTTATGCTTTTGAGGAATTAAATCTTGATCCAAAGGAAATTGCTATTGTAAGCGGTATAGGATGTACTGGTAGAGTAGCCGGTTACGTTAAGGTTGACTCTTATCACACAACTCACGGAAGGCCTATTCCTTTTGCTATAGGTCTTAAAATTGCAAAACCAGAAATGAAGGTTATCGTATTTTCAGGTGACGGAGATATTATAGCAATTGGAGGTAACCATTTCATCCATGCTGCAAGAAGAAACTTTGACCTGATCTGTATATGTGTAAATAACTTTAATTATGGAATGACTGGAGGCCAATTCGGTCCCACTACGCCATATAAAGCTAAAACAACAACAACTCCCTATGGAAACTTTGAGTATCCCTTTAATCTGCCCTATCTTGCAGCATCAGCAGGAGCAACTTTTGTTGCAAGATGGACTTGTCTTCATGCCTATCATCTAAGACAAAGTATTAAAAAGGCTTTACAGAGGAAAGGATTTAGTTTTATTGAAATTATTTCTCCTTGTCCAACTGGCTTTGGTAGACCAAACAAAATCGGAGAAGGTCTTGATGAGATGAAGTATTATAAAGAAAAAAGTATTATCAAAAATGGAATCGATCCAAAAGATGCCGAGTTATCTTTAATGGGAGGAAACATAGTTGTTGGTGAGTTCGTAGATATAAATAAACCCTCTTATTTAGAAATTTTGATGGAAAATAACGAGAGAATAAGGAGAGAAGAAAAATGA
- a CDS encoding 4Fe-4S dicluster domain-containing protein, giving the protein MRLNPYFKEEISRELKDHSILMCYQCGKCSSFCPVFNLSPEKFNPRKLIEMVYIGAEDVLKTEDIWRCTTCYECFENCPQKVNFVEIIFLLRTKATERGYAPKIPMQELVLVRKEGFSVQISPRAKKWREEVIKIGG; this is encoded by the coding sequence ATGAGGCTAAATCCCTATTTTAAAGAAGAAATAAGTCGAGAACTGAAAGATCACAGCATTTTAATGTGTTATCAGTGCGGTAAATGCTCATCCTTTTGTCCAGTATTTAATTTAAGTCCAGAAAAATTTAATCCAAGAAAACTGATTGAAATGGTTTATATAGGAGCAGAGGATGTTTTAAAAACAGAGGATATATGGAGATGCACAACTTGTTATGAATGTTTTGAAAACTGTCCCCAAAAGGTCAATTTCGTTGAAATTATATTTTTACTTAGAACAAAAGCAACTGAAAGAGGCTATGCTCCAAAAATTCCTATGCAAGAGCTTGTACTTGTTAGAAAAGAAGGCTTTTCTGTTCAGATCTCCCCAAGAGCAAAAAAATGGAGAGAAGAGGTTATTAAAATAGGAGGCTAA
- a CDS encoding polyhydroxyalkanoate synthesis regulator DNA-binding domain-containing protein — protein MKRIIKKYSNRKLYDTEASKMITISELSNYVKEGIEFIVIDNETGDDITDLTLVQILMETVKDRKEFSSAPYILKEIIKSGKSTVIEFIKNSLIASVNAISLTEQKAKEIVRTLVDKKKIGEKEAEELKNLLIESARERERILEEKIRTILREILKELGISEKKIKEIDEIKKDLKEIKNDLKEVLKRIK, from the coding sequence ATGAAGAGGATAATTAAAAAATATTCTAACAGAAAGCTCTATGATACAGAGGCATCAAAAATGATTACAATTTCAGAACTTTCAAACTATGTAAAAGAGGGAATTGAGTTTATAGTGATTGACAATGAGACCGGTGACGATATAACTGATCTAACTTTAGTTCAGATTTTGATGGAAACTGTAAAAGATAGAAAAGAGTTTTCATCAGCTCCTTATATATTAAAAGAAATCATAAAATCTGGTAAATCAACTGTAATTGAATTTATAAAAAATTCACTTATTGCTTCAGTAAACGCAATTTCTTTAACTGAACAAAAGGCAAAAGAAATTGTGAGAACTTTAGTTGATAAAAAGAAAATTGGCGAAAAAGAGGCAGAAGAGTTAAAGAATCTACTGATTGAATCTGCGAGGGAAAGAGAAAGGATACTCGAAGAAAAAATTAGGACTATCCTTAGAGAAATACTTAAAGAACTAGGAATTTCTGAGAAAAAAATAAAAGAAATAGATGAAATAAAGAAAGACTTAAAGGAGATAAAAAATGATTTAAAAGAAGTGTTAAAAAGAATAAAGTAG
- a CDS encoding 2-oxoacid:acceptor oxidoreductase family protein, with the protein MKRSIREIQFAGFGGQGIVLSGYILGQGITIFEGRNSSMTQSYGPEARGGACSSGVVIADNPDEMVPYPKVTEPDVLVCMSQEAYTTYLHKIKSGGILIYDSDLVTIDNKRYDIEYIPIPATKRAEELGNKLVANSIMLGVLQRITGVCSAEALKKSIEISVRRDYVDINIKAFEEGIKLAEEFLKEEVKR; encoded by the coding sequence ATGAAAAGGTCAATAAGAGAAATTCAATTTGCTGGTTTTGGTGGCCAAGGAATAGTTTTATCAGGTTATATTCTTGGTCAAGGAATAACAATTTTTGAGGGTAGAAATAGTTCTATGACACAAAGTTATGGTCCAGAAGCAAGAGGCGGAGCATGCTCCTCAGGTGTTGTTATAGCAGATAACCCTGATGAAATGGTGCCCTATCCTAAAGTTACAGAACCAGATGTTCTTGTTTGTATGTCTCAAGAAGCCTATACTACCTATCTTCATAAAATTAAAAGTGGAGGAATTCTAATTTATGACTCTGATCTTGTGACAATTGATAATAAAAGATACGACATAGAATATATTCCGATTCCAGCTACAAAAAGAGCTGAAGAGCTGGGAAATAAGCTGGTAGCAAATTCAATAATGCTTGGTGTTCTTCAAAGAATCACAGGTGTATGTTCAGCAGAAGCCTTAAAAAAATCGATAGAAATTTCAGTTAGAAGGGACTATGTGGATATAAATATAAAAGCCTTTGAGGAGGGAATAAAACTTGCTGAGGAATTTTTAAAAGAGGAGGTTAAAAGATGA
- a CDS encoding efflux RND transporter permease subunit, giving the protein MERIVDFLLKRRTLFLISLIILTFLFSFGITKLKVQGDISKALPPEEPYVKVFNEIGEEFEGNLIGMVILRGTPDVFNEKTFRKIYELTEEYKKIEGVSNCLSLTDIMDIKKIEDGIEVGKLLPFGYIPKTKQEYDSLKNYVMSKERFKGVIVSRDGKYASIIIRFSEKYDREKTALKIKETTEKLKENFEIHYSGIPFVVIFVNETIRKEMIKLIPFSLIVISLILFLSFKNFQSVILIISVVVISIVWILGLMGFLGVPLSIVSNIMPVILLAVGSAYGIHLLNKYREFEKDRDRIKKSVNDIWVPIFMSAITTFFGFLSLIFTQLDVIRKFGIFLSIGVIFSFILTLSFIPVILSYGKLRVSSQKEFTFPPSLLFSLLSKLVDKYKSIITKLCLILLFFSVLGILKIKREVDMIAYFPRYNPLRISAELVREKFGGHASSYIVFEANNIKNPVILKLMKYIGDLLRKSQYIHNPQSIADLIAEMNELLTEYKSIPETEEKINNLYFLLEGQPQLDMIVKKDGKKALIQVVSEIGKTKLAREVTDYIKGTVKKIEGKYLIIDPKNLSDNKREEVFRKYTEFYTKIICDVFDIKDSVKIFKTLYSFSDENNFKKYAEEEAFKKLEEYFKSEEAYIVILDKKLRKKIINEIIVDGDVKSVLMKYFSNKKEEVEETASELREILKEAKRLGFINSLNLDKKIKDYIYEFTGDRWIIPYEEEFMAYGEVVSFKIYDAGVPQIYTKLDENLLKSQMQSLLMVLILVFIFVSIEWKSIIGGLITVVPIIFAALLYFGLLGFLNYPLDAANVMIAPIIIGIGIDYSIHVISRIKKDFKIGNYDNRYENLFKTTGRAVIINALSVGLGLLVLALGDLIVIKRFGILTFITMITSSLSSLVLIPILISKIKPKFLIEKS; this is encoded by the coding sequence ATGGAAAGAATAGTTGATTTTTTGCTTAAGAGAAGAACCTTATTCTTAATTTCTTTGATTATTTTGACTTTTCTTTTTAGTTTTGGAATTACAAAACTTAAGGTACAAGGAGATATTTCAAAGGCTCTTCCACCTGAGGAACCTTACGTGAAGGTGTTTAACGAAATAGGTGAGGAATTTGAGGGAAACCTTATTGGGATGGTTATTCTAAGGGGAACACCTGATGTGTTTAATGAAAAAACTTTTAGAAAAATTTATGAGCTTACAGAGGAGTATAAGAAAATAGAGGGAGTTTCAAATTGTTTGAGTTTAACAGATATAATGGACATCAAAAAAATAGAGGATGGAATAGAGGTTGGCAAACTTCTGCCCTTTGGTTACATACCGAAAACAAAGCAGGAATACGATAGTTTAAAAAATTACGTTATGTCAAAGGAAAGATTCAAGGGAGTAATAGTTTCAAGGGATGGAAAGTATGCGTCAATTATTATTAGGTTTTCAGAGAAGTATGATAGAGAGAAAACGGCCCTAAAGATAAAGGAAACTACGGAAAAACTAAAAGAAAATTTTGAGATTCACTATAGTGGAATTCCCTTTGTAGTTATATTTGTTAATGAAACAATAAGAAAGGAGATGATAAAGCTTATTCCTTTTTCGCTAATTGTAATTTCCTTGATTTTATTTTTAAGTTTCAAAAATTTTCAGAGTGTTATACTGATTATAAGTGTTGTTGTAATTTCTATAGTTTGGATTCTTGGTTTAATGGGGTTTCTGGGTGTGCCGCTTTCAATAGTTTCAAATATTATGCCAGTTATTCTTTTAGCTGTTGGCTCTGCCTATGGAATACATCTTTTAAACAAATACAGAGAGTTTGAAAAGGATAGGGATAGGATTAAAAAAAGTGTTAATGATATATGGGTCCCTATATTTATGTCAGCAATAACAACCTTTTTTGGTTTTTTATCTCTTATATTTACTCAACTTGATGTGATAAGAAAATTTGGCATTTTTTTAAGCATAGGTGTTATATTTTCTTTTATTTTAACATTATCTTTTATTCCAGTTATTCTCTCTTACGGTAAGCTACGAGTTTCCTCACAAAAAGAGTTTACCTTTCCACCATCTCTACTTTTTTCTCTACTTTCTAAATTAGTTGATAAATACAAAAGTATAATAACAAAATTATGTCTGATTCTTCTTTTTTTTAGTGTCTTAGGGATACTGAAGATAAAAAGAGAGGTCGATATGATTGCTTATTTTCCTCGTTACAATCCCTTAAGGATCTCTGCAGAGCTTGTGAGAGAAAAATTTGGGGGGCATGCATCTTCCTATATAGTCTTTGAAGCTAATAATATTAAAAATCCCGTAATTTTAAAGCTAATGAAATATATAGGTGATTTACTGAGAAAATCTCAGTATATACATAATCCTCAATCAATTGCAGATTTGATTGCCGAAATGAATGAACTTCTTACAGAGTATAAATCAATACCAGAAACGGAAGAAAAAATAAATAACCTCTATTTTCTTTTAGAGGGTCAACCTCAACTGGATATGATAGTAAAAAAAGACGGTAAAAAGGCATTGATACAAGTAGTCTCAGAGATCGGAAAAACAAAATTAGCTCGAGAGGTAACGGATTACATTAAAGGTACCGTTAAAAAAATAGAAGGTAAGTACTTAATTATTGATCCCAAAAATTTAAGTGATAATAAAAGAGAAGAAGTTTTTAGAAAATATACAGAATTTTATACAAAAATAATATGTGATGTTTTTGATATAAAAGATTCTGTAAAAATTTTTAAAACTCTTTATTCCTTTTCAGATGAAAATAATTTCAAAAAATACGCGGAGGAAGAAGCTTTTAAAAAGCTGGAGGAGTATTTTAAAAGTGAAGAAGCCTACATAGTAATTTTAGATAAAAAATTAAGAAAAAAAATTATCAATGAAATAATAGTGGATGGGGATGTTAAAAGTGTTTTAATGAAGTATTTTAGTAACAAAAAAGAGGAGGTTGAAGAAACAGCTTCTGAATTAAGGGAAATCTTAAAAGAAGCAAAAAGATTAGGTTTTATAAACAGTTTAAACTTAGATAAAAAAATAAAGGATTATATCTATGAATTTACTGGAGACAGATGGATTATCCCTTACGAAGAAGAATTTATGGCTTATGGAGAAGTTGTAAGTTTCAAAATTTATGATGCGGGAGTCCCTCAAATTTATACAAAACTTGATGAGAATCTTTTAAAAAGCCAAATGCAAAGTCTCTTAATGGTTTTAATTTTGGTCTTTATTTTTGTTTCAATTGAGTGGAAATCAATAATAGGCGGTTTAATTACAGTAGTACCAATAATTTTTGCAGCACTATTATACTTTGGACTTTTAGGTTTTCTGAATTATCCTTTAGATGCAGCAAATGTAATGATTGCACCAATTATAATAGGCATTGGTATAGACTACTCCATTCATGTTATTTCCAGAATTAAAAAAGATTTTAAAATAGGAAATTACGATAATAGGTACGAAAATCTTTTTAAAACTACAGGAAGAGCAGTAATCATAAACGCTCTCTCAGTTGGATTAGGATTACTCGTATTAGCACTTGGAGACCTAATCGTCATAAAAAGATTCGGAATTTTAACTTTTATTACTATGATTACTTCCTCTCTTTCCTCCTTAGTTTTGATACCAATTCTCATTTCAAAAATAAAACCTAAATTTTTAATTGAAAAAAGTTAA
- a CDS encoding heterodisulfide reductase-related iron-sulfur binding cluster yields the protein MKDNFVYFPGCLALRKFPGFDYSTRFVLDKLEINYKTAEDFVCCPDPVWIRSLSYKDWKNIGLKNLEKAKSLGSTMFTICNGCFETLYTIKKSSANLKSFRVEHLIYTLWKNKKNEIKSKIVVPLNGKKFAVHEGCHFKRPSALISEEFGELKKVNILKEMIELLGTEAIVAKDECCGYPNSLTDKELSYLLAKKRIESFGEVDGIVVICPSCFSHFENVLVHEKRELPVYFYFELLAYSLGLDKNKIGFEFHRIKPLTI from the coding sequence ATGAAAGATAACTTCGTTTATTTTCCAGGATGTCTTGCCTTAAGAAAGTTTCCGGGTTTTGACTACTCTACAAGGTTTGTTCTCGATAAGTTAGAAATAAACTATAAAACTGCAGAGGATTTTGTCTGCTGTCCGGATCCAGTATGGATTAGATCTTTGTCTTATAAAGATTGGAAAAACATTGGCTTAAAAAACCTTGAAAAAGCGAAAAGTTTAGGATCAACAATGTTTACTATATGTAACGGCTGTTTCGAAACACTTTATACCATTAAGAAAAGTTCTGCTAATTTAAAGTCATTTAGAGTAGAGCACCTTATTTACACCCTGTGGAAAAATAAAAAAAATGAAATAAAAAGTAAAATAGTTGTTCCACTTAATGGAAAAAAATTTGCAGTTCATGAAGGTTGCCATTTTAAAAGACCAAGCGCCCTAATTTCTGAAGAGTTTGGAGAGCTAAAAAAAGTGAATATATTAAAGGAAATGATTGAACTTTTGGGGACCGAGGCGATAGTTGCTAAAGATGAATGCTGCGGTTATCCTAACTCACTAACAGATAAAGAACTTTCCTACTTATTAGCAAAGAAAAGAATTGAAAGTTTTGGGGAAGTTGATGGAATAGTTGTTATATGTCCTTCTTGCTTTTCCCATTTTGAGAATGTGCTTGTGCATGAAAAAAGAGAATTACCCGTTTACTTTTATTTTGAACTTTTAGCTTATTCACTTGGACTTGATAAAAATAAAATAGGTTTTGAATTTCATAGAATAAAACCTTTGACAATTTAA
- a CDS encoding DUF1302 family protein: protein MKKITLFFLSFCIAYSIEINSEAKINNFYLIQPDIFSVDSVIPLPYMFHQFEISLKDRKDKYEYETSLLLRLWSKNTQSNLLSLKEPSYKLKAHIWEFYVNIYSFPFKNVDIKIGKQRISWGTADRLNPTDIINPYDLQNLLDFGRKIPSEAILINLYFPREFTLEGILLPKFIPPLLPEDISIFKFFLNSFTFDLDNIKDTIIFPSLKNPMFASKLYGKLLKFNFSLSYFYGFDNFPLLKETKPVIDKDTTVKFFYFFPKIHMIGFDLAGEVKDVGVWAELGCFIPVDTVKIRDPYLKYTTGLDYTFKNGLYINFQYNYGFFFERYSPDIENSLHSYLALRIEKKYLRENLKIGLSGIYEIVCFKDIRKKSGYVTNPEVSYKPDDNLDINFGLINIHGNSPSSLFYSFKNFDQFYLNLKVNF from the coding sequence ATGAAAAAAATAACCTTATTTTTTCTCTCCTTTTGTATAGCTTACTCTATTGAAATAAATAGTGAGGCAAAAATTAACAACTTCTATTTAATTCAACCAGATATTTTTTCAGTTGACAGCGTTATACCTCTACCCTATATGTTCCATCAGTTTGAAATTTCATTAAAAGATAGAAAAGATAAATACGAATATGAAACGTCTTTATTACTTAGACTTTGGTCCAAAAATACTCAAAGTAATCTTTTAAGTCTTAAAGAGCCTTCCTATAAGCTAAAAGCTCACATATGGGAATTCTATGTAAATATATACAGTTTTCCATTTAAAAATGTTGACATAAAAATAGGCAAACAAAGGATTTCATGGGGAACAGCTGATAGGCTAAATCCAACAGATATAATAAATCCTTATGATCTTCAGAACCTACTTGATTTTGGCAGAAAAATTCCGTCAGAGGCAATTTTAATTAACTTATATTTTCCAAGAGAATTCACATTAGAAGGAATCCTTTTACCTAAATTCATACCTCCACTTTTACCAGAAGATATTTCTATTTTCAAATTCTTTTTAAATTCTTTTACCTTTGATCTTGATAATATAAAAGATACTATCATATTCCCTTCTCTTAAAAATCCGATGTTTGCCTCAAAACTCTATGGAAAGCTTTTAAAATTTAATTTTTCACTTTCCTATTTTTATGGATTTGACAACTTTCCTTTATTAAAAGAAACCAAACCTGTGATAGATAAAGATACAACAGTTAAGTTTTTTTACTTTTTCCCAAAAATTCATATGATAGGCTTTGACCTCGCCGGTGAAGTGAAAGATGTAGGAGTATGGGCAGAGCTAGGATGCTTTATCCCTGTAGATACTGTAAAAATAAGGGATCCCTATTTAAAGTATACGACTGGACTTGACTATACTTTTAAAAATGGTCTATACATTAACTTCCAGTATAACTACGGTTTCTTCTTTGAAAGATATAGCCCAGATATTGAAAATTCACTACATAGTTACCTTGCTCTGAGAATTGAAAAAAAATATTTAAGAGAGAATTTAAAAATAGGCCTCTCTGGTATCTATGAAATTGTCTGTTTTAAAGACATTAGAAAAAAAAGTGGTTATGTGACAAATCCTGAAGTAAGTTATAAGCCTGATGACAATTTAGATATAAATTTTGGACTCATAAATATACACGGAAATTCACCATCAAGTCTATTTTACTCTTTTAAAAATTTTGATCAATTTTATCTAAACCTAAAAGTAAATTTTTAA